One segment of Terriglobia bacterium DNA contains the following:
- a CDS encoding HAD-IA family hydrolase, with protein MIRKNRPIPGHTAKLLIFDLDGTLIDSREDLANSINAMLIHFGKKELPHEVIASYIGDGAPMLVRRSLGDPDDESFVQDAVLYFMSWYREHKLDNTYVYDGVKEALDAIQKSRDANSAQGTQALKMAVLSNKPVGPSRAIVEALGLGQYFFQVYGGNSFHTKKPDPTGVLALLEEAGAAVEETVIIGDSDIDMLTARNSGIYSVGVTYGLAPHTLQEAPPDVLIDHPRELADVLGNREQCRLTFERVPE; from the coding sequence ATGATTCGCAAAAATCGCCCCATCCCGGGCCACACCGCCAAACTGCTTATTTTTGACCTCGACGGAACCCTGATCGATTCCCGCGAAGACCTGGCCAACTCCATCAATGCCATGTTGATTCACTTTGGCAAGAAGGAGCTGCCTCATGAAGTCATCGCCAGCTATATTGGCGATGGCGCTCCCATGCTGGTCCGCCGCTCCCTGGGCGATCCTGACGACGAAAGCTTTGTCCAGGACGCCGTGCTTTATTTCATGAGCTGGTATCGTGAGCACAAGCTCGATAACACTTATGTTTATGACGGCGTAAAGGAAGCGCTTGACGCTATCCAGAAAAGCCGTGACGCGAACTCTGCCCAGGGAACGCAGGCCCTGAAGATGGCCGTCCTTAGCAATAAGCCCGTCGGCCCTTCACGCGCGATCGTTGAAGCGCTCGGCCTTGGCCAGTATTTCTTTCAGGTTTACGGCGGTAACAGCTTCCATACCAAAAAGCCCGATCCCACCGGCGTGCTAGCTCTTCTGGAAGAAGCTGGCGCAGCCGTAGAAGAGACAGTGATCATCGGCGACTCAGACATTGATATGCTTACAGCCCGCAACTCTGGGATTTATTCCGTCGGCGTGACTTATGGCCTGGCACCCCATACCCTGCAAGAAGCGCCGCCCGATGTGCTGATCGATCACCCCCGCGAACTAGCTGACGTGCTGGGAAATCGCGAGCAGTGCCGTCTCACCTTTGAGCGCGTCCCAGAGTGA
- a CDS encoding dehydrogenase E1 component subunit alpha/beta, translating to MAVTKIESKKNASAVAEMPAKSDKNYEGLSRQQLVEIYRLMYLSRRLDDREKVLKNQQKIFFQISGAGHEALTVAAALNLKPSYDWFYPYYRDRTLCLALGMTPYEQLLEGVGAADDPNSGGRQMPSHWGHKKLNIVSQSSPTGTQFLQAVGCAEAGRYFGRHPEAAKKHDGDYRQYKNVTFQGDEVVYVSAGDGTTSEGEFWEAMNSACNLKLPVFFLIEDNGYAISVPVEVQTAGGSVSKLVSNFPNLHLEECDGTDVVASYAACKRAVDYIRSGKGPAMVHGHVTRPYSHSLSDDERLYRPDTEREKDAKRDPVTRLQMFLIRENILDEAGVNKLEKSVDQEVEAAADQALKAAFPTTDSIYNHVYSHDLDPRKMATEPQSQGGDKTMADLINACLKDEMRRDDRIVVFGEDVADCSREEYLKEKQIKGKGGVFKLTSGLQMEFGGERVFNSPLAEANIVGRAIGMATRGLKPVVEIQFFDYIWPAYHQIRNELSVMRWRSNGNFSCPAVIRVAIGGYLTGGAVYHSQCGESLFTHNPGLRVCFPSNALDANGLLRTAIRCDDPVIFLEHKRLYRETFGRAPYPGADYMIPFGKARIVKEGNDLTVITYGATVPRALQAAQKIEREQNVSVELIDLRTLNPYDWEAIATSVSKTSRALVVHEDTRSWGYGAEIAARIADELFEDLDAPVRRVAATDTFVAYQPILEDVILPQSEDLFRAMESLAKF from the coding sequence ATGGCTGTAACCAAGATTGAGTCCAAGAAGAATGCTTCTGCAGTGGCCGAGATGCCGGCGAAATCCGACAAGAATTATGAAGGGCTCAGCCGCCAGCAACTGGTGGAGATTTACCGGCTTATGTACCTTTCCCGCCGGCTTGACGACCGGGAGAAGGTGCTGAAAAATCAGCAGAAGATTTTCTTTCAGATTTCAGGCGCGGGACATGAAGCGTTGACCGTGGCGGCGGCGTTGAATCTTAAACCGAGTTATGACTGGTTTTATCCGTACTATCGTGACCGCACGCTCTGTCTGGCTTTGGGCATGACGCCTTATGAGCAACTGCTGGAGGGCGTAGGCGCGGCCGATGACCCGAACTCTGGCGGCCGGCAGATGCCTTCACACTGGGGACACAAGAAGCTCAACATTGTTTCGCAGTCTTCACCCACGGGCACGCAGTTTCTGCAAGCGGTGGGTTGCGCTGAGGCGGGTCGATATTTTGGCCGGCATCCGGAAGCGGCAAAGAAGCATGATGGCGATTACCGCCAATACAAGAATGTAACGTTCCAGGGCGACGAAGTTGTGTACGTTTCCGCAGGCGACGGCACCACCAGCGAAGGCGAGTTCTGGGAAGCCATGAACTCAGCCTGCAATCTCAAGCTGCCTGTCTTCTTCTTGATTGAAGATAACGGTTACGCGATCTCAGTCCCGGTGGAAGTGCAAACGGCGGGCGGAAGCGTTTCTAAACTGGTCAGCAATTTTCCGAATCTGCATTTGGAAGAATGTGATGGAACTGACGTAGTTGCTTCATACGCCGCATGCAAACGCGCGGTGGATTACATTCGCTCCGGCAAGGGGCCGGCAATGGTCCACGGGCATGTTACGCGCCCGTATTCGCATTCACTTTCAGATGACGAGAGGCTCTACCGTCCTGATACCGAGCGCGAGAAAGACGCAAAGCGCGATCCTGTGACGCGGCTGCAAATGTTTTTGATTCGCGAAAACATTCTGGATGAAGCCGGCGTAAACAAACTGGAGAAATCAGTAGACCAGGAAGTGGAAGCCGCGGCTGACCAGGCTTTGAAGGCCGCGTTTCCCACTACCGACTCGATTTACAACCACGTATATTCCCATGACCTAGATCCGCGCAAAATGGCCACTGAACCGCAGTCACAAGGCGGCGACAAGACCATGGCTGACCTGATCAATGCCTGCCTGAAAGACGAGATGCGCCGCGATGATCGCATTGTGGTATTTGGGGAAGATGTCGCAGACTGCAGCCGCGAAGAATATCTCAAAGAAAAACAGATCAAGGGCAAGGGAGGCGTATTCAAGCTGACGTCCGGCCTGCAGATGGAGTTTGGCGGCGAACGCGTGTTCAATTCTCCGCTGGCGGAAGCCAACATTGTGGGCCGCGCCATTGGCATGGCCACGCGCGGTTTAAAGCCGGTGGTGGAAATCCAATTCTTTGATTACATCTGGCCTGCGTATCATCAAATACGCAATGAACTCTCTGTAATGCGGTGGCGCTCGAATGGAAACTTCTCCTGTCCGGCGGTGATCCGCGTGGCCATTGGTGGCTACCTGACCGGTGGCGCCGTGTATCACTCACAGTGCGGAGAAAGCCTCTTCACGCACAATCCGGGACTGCGAGTGTGTTTCCCGTCGAATGCGCTTGACGCGAACGGGCTGCTGCGAACTGCGATTCGCTGCGACGATCCTGTCATCTTTCTGGAACACAAGCGTCTCTACCGTGAAACTTTTGGCCGCGCACCATATCCCGGCGCCGATTATATGATTCCGTTTGGCAAAGCGAGAATCGTGAAAGAAGGCAACGATCTGACGGTAATTACGTATGGTGCAACTGTTCCCCGCGCGTTGCAAGCGGCGCAGAAAATTGAACGCGAGCAGAACGTAAGCGTGGAACTGATCGATTTGCGCACGCTGAACCCATATGACTGGGAAGCGATCGCGACGTCTGTCAGCAAGACCAGCCGCGCTCTGGTAGTGCATGAAGACACGCGCAGTTGGGGATACGGAGCCGAGATTGCAGCACGCATTGCCGACGAGCTTTTTGAAGACCTTGACGCTCCAGTAAGGCGGGTGGCCGCGACTGATACGTTTGTCGCGTATCAGCCGATTCTGGAAGACGTGATCCTACCGCAGTCAGAGGATTTGTTTAGAGCCATGGAGAGTCTGGCGAAATTTTAA
- a CDS encoding aromatic ring-hydroxylating dioxygenase subunit alpha, whose product MSTPYSNTRPAVAVSEAMTLPQSYYTDPAWFQREMEAIHFDMWLCAGRINQIPAAGDYFLRQFANASVIIARDEQGNIRAFHNVCRHRGTMLCQQEEGKFAGRIQCQYHAWTYKLDGTLANAPHMEKVQGFCEADYPLNAVATGVWDGHIFINLSARPIPFEQHLAGLDKKFAPWRMAELQMVERRVYHLKANWKLIIQNYSECLHCPIVHPLLQKQSHYMSGDNEPPQPTYLGGRMDLRDGVQTLTMDGTTNRCSLPGLSVDDQRHVYYYCLLPNFFLNLHPDYMLTFTMWPRAADQTEVICEWHFHPDEIRKSGFNPQDAIEFWDITNKQDWALSDLAQQGISSKGYQPGPYSNREELLLALDRFVLERVGNKT is encoded by the coding sequence ATGTCCACGCCCTATTCAAATACCCGGCCCGCAGTCGCTGTCTCTGAAGCCATGACGCTGCCGCAGAGTTATTACACTGATCCAGCATGGTTCCAGCGCGAGATGGAGGCAATTCATTTTGACATGTGGCTCTGCGCTGGCCGCATCAACCAGATTCCGGCCGCTGGCGATTATTTTCTGCGTCAGTTTGCCAATGCCAGCGTGATCATCGCGCGCGACGAACAGGGCAACATACGCGCGTTCCACAATGTCTGTCGCCATCGCGGCACCATGCTATGCCAGCAGGAAGAAGGCAAATTTGCCGGACGCATTCAATGCCAATATCACGCTTGGACTTACAAACTCGACGGCACGCTGGCGAACGCGCCGCACATGGAAAAAGTGCAGGGCTTCTGCGAAGCCGATTATCCGCTGAACGCCGTCGCAACCGGGGTCTGGGATGGGCATATCTTCATCAATCTTTCAGCGCGGCCCATTCCGTTCGAGCAGCATCTGGCCGGGCTCGACAAAAAGTTCGCGCCGTGGCGCATGGCGGAGCTTCAGATGGTCGAGCGACGCGTCTATCATCTCAAGGCAAACTGGAAACTGATCATCCAGAATTATTCTGAGTGCCTGCACTGTCCTATCGTGCATCCGCTGTTGCAGAAGCAATCGCACTACATGAGCGGCGACAACGAACCACCGCAGCCAACATATTTAGGCGGTCGCATGGACCTGCGTGATGGCGTGCAAACCTTAACTATGGACGGCACAACGAATCGCTGCTCATTGCCCGGCCTGAGCGTCGACGACCAACGCCACGTTTACTATTACTGCCTGCTCCCCAACTTCTTCTTAAATCTGCATCCCGACTACATGCTTACATTCACCATGTGGCCGCGCGCGGCAGACCAGACGGAGGTCATCTGCGAGTGGCACTTTCATCCTGACGAAATCCGCAAATCTGGCTTCAATCCGCAAGATGCAATTGAATTCTGGGACATAACCAACAAACAGGACTGGGCACTCTCTGATCTGGCGCAGCAAGGAATCAGTTCCAAGGGTTATCAACCGGGACCGTATTCCAATCGCGAAGAACTGCTGCTCGCGCTGGACCGATTTGTGCTGGAGCGGGTTGGGAACAAAACTTAA
- a CDS encoding NAD(P)/FAD-dependent oxidoreductase: protein MAETRDVIIIGGGHNGLVTAFYLAKAGFKPLMLERRAQTGGAAITEEFSPGFRCATLAHSAGPLLPEIVSDMQLARHGLKLITPEVAVTALTPDARALVLYNDAARAAQEIAKFSAKDAEHYPVFQQSLEKIGRVISDALKLAPPNIDDPSRGDLWAMLQTGRALRKLGKKDMYRLLRWGPMAVADLVAEFFETELLRATIAARGIFGTAMGPWSAGSSLVLLIRAAGDSHPAGSSFFAVGGIGAITQAMTAAAKEAGAEIRTSAEVKEVRVKDGIATGVVLAAGEEVSAKIVISNADPRRTMLTLVDPTHLTPDFVMKLQNIRMPGTVAKVNLALSALPRFMALDGNDASLRGRIHIGSEIDYLERAFDESKYGNFSPHPYLEVTIPSLTDPTLAPSGKHVMSVYMQYAPFKLKTTDWDSQRSALGETVVKTLAEYAPNLPSLVEDGQIITPKDLETTYGLTGGHIFHGELALDQFFTMRPLLDWARYNTPIRNLYLCGSGTHPGAGLTGGSGANAAREILKQLRQ from the coding sequence ATGGCTGAGACTCGCGACGTAATCATCATCGGCGGCGGCCACAATGGGCTGGTAACTGCCTTCTATCTGGCGAAAGCAGGCTTCAAGCCGCTGATGCTGGAACGCCGTGCGCAAACCGGCGGCGCGGCTATCACTGAAGAATTCTCTCCCGGCTTCCGCTGCGCCACGCTCGCGCACTCTGCCGGCCCATTGCTGCCGGAAATCGTGAGCGACATGCAACTGGCACGGCACGGTTTGAAGCTGATCACTCCGGAAGTGGCAGTCACAGCGCTCACGCCCGATGCCCGCGCCTTGGTTCTCTATAACGATGCCGCGCGAGCGGCACAGGAGATCGCAAAGTTCTCAGCGAAAGACGCAGAACACTATCCAGTGTTTCAGCAGTCGCTGGAAAAGATTGGCCGCGTGATCAGCGACGCACTGAAGCTCGCGCCGCCCAACATTGATGATCCGAGTCGTGGCGATCTCTGGGCCATGCTCCAGACCGGACGCGCTCTGCGCAAGCTGGGCAAGAAAGATATGTACCGGCTGCTGCGCTGGGGACCGATGGCGGTGGCCGATCTCGTGGCTGAATTTTTTGAGACCGAACTTTTGCGCGCCACCATTGCAGCCAGAGGAATCTTTGGAACAGCCATGGGCCCGTGGTCGGCGGGTAGCAGCCTGGTGCTGCTCATTCGCGCCGCGGGTGATTCGCATCCGGCAGGTTCGTCATTCTTTGCGGTCGGCGGTATAGGTGCAATTACACAGGCCATGACGGCGGCGGCCAAGGAAGCAGGCGCGGAGATTCGCACGTCAGCAGAAGTGAAAGAAGTCCGCGTGAAAGATGGCATCGCGACGGGAGTGGTTCTTGCCGCTGGCGAAGAGGTTTCTGCCAAAATTGTCATCTCCAACGCCGATCCTCGTCGCACGATGCTTACTCTGGTCGATCCCACACATCTCACGCCAGATTTCGTGATGAAATTGCAAAACATCCGCATGCCGGGCACGGTGGCGAAAGTAAATCTGGCTTTATCTGCTTTGCCCAGATTCATGGCGCTCGACGGCAATGATGCTTCGCTGCGCGGCCGCATCCACATTGGCTCCGAGATCGATTACCTTGAGCGCGCGTTTGATGAATCAAAATACGGCAACTTCTCACCACATCCGTATCTTGAAGTCACGATTCCTTCACTCACGGATCCGACGCTCGCGCCCAGCGGCAAGCATGTGATGTCCGTTTACATGCAATACGCGCCGTTCAAGCTCAAGACTACCGACTGGGACAGCCAGCGCAGCGCTCTTGGCGAAACCGTTGTAAAGACGCTGGCTGAATACGCGCCGAATTTGCCTTCGCTGGTGGAAGACGGCCAGATCATCACGCCGAAAGACCTGGAAACCACCTATGGCCTGACCGGTGGTCACATCTTCCATGGCGAACTCGCGCTCGACCAGTTTTTCACCATGCGCCCTCTGCTCGACTGGGCGCGCTACAACACGCCGATACGAAACCTTTATTTATGCGGCTCCGGCACACATCCCGGTGCGGGATTAACTGGTGGCTCGGGTGCCAACGCAGCACGGGAAATATTGAAACAGTTGCGTCAATAG
- a CDS encoding NAD(P)/FAD-dependent oxidoreductase, with amino-acid sequence MASNKYDVIVIGGGHNGLTNAAYLARAGKKVLVLERRHVLGGAAVTEEVFPGFKFSVCSYVVSLLRPEIIRDLDLPRHGLEILPLDGTFTPMPNGDYLWRVNDHGKSRREIARHSKVDAEAYEEFGKAMQAMCRFVKPILSMVPPDPSTLNPRELMKMLFIGKRFQGMSSEDKYNQVQLMTMSAIDFLDQWFETDVLKATMSASGIIGTFLGVRSPGTAYVLLHHYMGEIDGAFRSWGFSRGGTGAISNAIADAARELGAEIRTEAPIAKIIVKNNRAQGVVLQNGDEIHGDVISSSVDPRLTFIKFIEENQLPGEFLEDVRRYKFRGSSGKVNIALDALPDFKCLPGSGAHLRGAISISPSVEYMERAYDDAKYGNFSRRPYIDMVIPSLTDPSVAPPGKHVMSCFVQYAPYKLRPGLNWDDQREAFGNTVIDTISEYAPNLKSIILNKQVLTPLDLERDFGLSEGNIFQGELSLEQLFFLRPVPGYAQFRTPIKNLYMCGSATHPGGGIMGAPGRLAALEILKDGAS; translated from the coding sequence GTGGCTTCAAACAAATACGACGTAATCGTGATCGGCGGTGGCCACAACGGCCTTACCAATGCCGCCTACCTTGCTCGCGCCGGAAAGAAAGTGCTGGTGCTGGAGCGCCGCCACGTGCTCGGCGGTGCCGCGGTGACAGAAGAAGTTTTTCCTGGCTTTAAGTTTTCCGTCTGCTCATATGTGGTCTCACTCTTGAGGCCCGAGATCATTCGCGACCTCGATTTGCCGCGCCATGGTCTCGAAATCCTGCCGCTGGATGGCACGTTTACGCCGATGCCCAATGGTGATTACCTGTGGCGCGTGAACGACCACGGTAAGTCGCGCCGTGAGATCGCGCGCCACTCAAAAGTTGATGCCGAAGCTTACGAAGAGTTCGGCAAGGCTATGCAGGCCATGTGCCGCTTTGTTAAGCCGATCCTGAGCATGGTGCCGCCCGATCCTTCGACTCTGAATCCGCGTGAACTCATGAAGATGCTGTTTATCGGGAAGCGCTTTCAGGGCATGAGCAGCGAGGACAAATACAACCAGGTCCAACTGATGACCATGAGCGCCATCGATTTTCTGGACCAGTGGTTTGAAACCGACGTGCTCAAGGCGACAATGTCGGCTTCGGGCATCATCGGAACATTTCTTGGCGTACGCTCGCCCGGGACCGCCTATGTACTGCTGCACCATTACATGGGAGAGATTGACGGCGCTTTCCGCTCCTGGGGATTTTCGCGCGGTGGGACCGGGGCTATCTCCAACGCTATTGCCGACGCTGCGCGTGAACTGGGCGCAGAGATCCGCACAGAAGCGCCGATTGCGAAGATCATCGTAAAGAATAATCGTGCGCAGGGCGTGGTGCTGCAAAATGGTGATGAAATCCACGGCGATGTGATCTCATCCAGCGTTGATCCGCGGCTTACGTTCATCAAGTTCATAGAAGAGAACCAACTGCCGGGAGAATTTCTGGAAGACGTGCGGCGGTATAAATTTCGTGGTTCGTCGGGCAAGGTAAACATCGCGCTGGACGCACTGCCAGACTTTAAATGCCTGCCCGGTTCCGGGGCGCATCTGCGCGGCGCGATTTCCATTTCGCCCAGCGTGGAATACATGGAACGCGCGTATGACGATGCCAAGTACGGCAACTTCTCGCGCAGGCCGTATATCGACATGGTAATTCCATCGCTGACTGATCCTTCTGTAGCTCCACCGGGAAAGCATGTAATGTCGTGCTTTGTGCAGTACGCGCCCTACAAGCTGCGCCCGGGATTGAACTGGGACGACCAGCGCGAAGCATTTGGCAATACGGTGATCGACACCATCTCTGAGTACGCGCCGAATTTGAAGAGCATCATCCTGAACAAGCAGGTGCTGACTCCGCTGGACCTGGAGCGCGACTTCGGATTGAGCGAAGGAAATATCTTTCAGGGCGAGCTTTCGCTGGAACAGCTTTTCTTCCTGCGGCCTGTTCCAGGCTACGCGCAGTTCCGCACGCCCATCAAGAACCTTTACATGTGCGGCTCAGCCACGCATCCCGGCGGCGGCATTATGGGCGCACCCGGACGGCTGGCGGCGCTGGAAATCCTGAAAGACGGAGCCAGCTAG
- a CDS encoding aminomethyltransferase family protein gives MVLSVSFAVWFRIIKKFRSLNSEVFPLPVGTAFHDRTFALCHSLNYREWSGFYTVSSYEVHHEHEYNAIRNAAALIDITPLYKYIVEGRDATKLVNRVITRDINKVKPGQVIYCCWCDEQGKVIDDGTITRLAENKYRWTAADPSLRWFRQNGLNMDVQIEDVSEKVAALALQGPTSGKLLKSVAEADLANLRYFRMTSGKIAGVRVDISRTGYTGDLGYEIWVPLNDSRDAVKVWDALMDAGRRFDIHPAGMLALDVARVEAGLLLIEVDYISSKKALIPEQKYSPYELGFGKMVHLDKENFVGKAALAQQNRSGVARQLVGLEMDWVEIEERYEKFGLTPAAPAQASRVHVPVYLGGRQVGKATSTTWSPLLKKMIALGSVETAHSQPGTKLQMEITIEAVRQKVTAKVAKLPFFNPERKTKTPIE, from the coding sequence ATGGTGTTATCTGTGTCATTCGCGGTGTGGTTTCGTATAATCAAAAAGTTCCGCAGCTTAAATTCTGAGGTTTTTCCTTTGCCCGTCGGTACCGCATTTCATGATCGCACGTTTGCCTTGTGCCATAGCCTGAATTATCGGGAGTGGTCAGGCTTTTACACGGTCAGCAGCTATGAAGTGCACCATGAGCATGAGTACAACGCCATCCGCAACGCCGCTGCGCTGATCGATATCACGCCGCTGTACAAGTACATCGTGGAAGGCCGTGACGCAACCAAACTGGTGAACCGCGTGATCACGCGCGACATCAACAAGGTGAAGCCGGGCCAGGTGATTTATTGCTGCTGGTGTGACGAGCAGGGAAAAGTCATTGACGATGGTACGATTACGCGGCTGGCGGAAAATAAATATCGCTGGACGGCCGCAGATCCTAGCCTGCGCTGGTTTCGCCAGAACGGGCTGAACATGGATGTCCAGATTGAGGACGTCTCAGAAAAAGTTGCCGCGCTCGCGCTGCAAGGTCCGACCTCAGGTAAGCTGCTCAAGAGCGTTGCTGAAGCGGATCTCGCGAACCTTAGATATTTCCGCATGACCAGTGGGAAGATCGCTGGCGTGCGGGTGGACATTTCTCGCACAGGATACACGGGCGATCTGGGCTATGAAATTTGGGTGCCGCTCAACGATAGCCGCGATGCCGTGAAAGTCTGGGACGCACTTATGGATGCGGGCCGCCGCTTTGATATTCATCCCGCCGGCATGCTGGCGCTCGATGTTGCACGCGTTGAAGCAGGATTGTTACTGATTGAAGTGGATTACATCAGCAGCAAGAAAGCGCTGATACCGGAGCAGAAGTATTCTCCGTATGAACTCGGCTTTGGCAAGATGGTCCATCTGGATAAAGAGAACTTTGTAGGCAAAGCCGCGCTAGCCCAACAAAACAGAAGTGGCGTCGCGCGGCAGCTTGTCGGGCTGGAAATGGATTGGGTGGAGATTGAAGAGCGCTATGAAAAATTTGGACTTACCCCCGCGGCTCCAGCGCAGGCTTCCCGCGTCCATGTGCCGGTGTATCTGGGCGGCAGGCAGGTAGGCAAAGCCACTTCTACCACGTGGTCGCCCCTGCTCAAAAAAATGATTGCGCTCGGCAGTGTGGAAACGGCCCATTCACAGCCGGGAACGAAATTGCAAATGGAAATTACGATTGAAGCGGTCCGGCAGAAAGTTACGGCCAAAGTGGCGAAGCTGCCGTTTTTCAATCCAGAGCGGAAAACCAAAACGCCGATCGAATAG
- a CDS encoding DMT family protein, which produces MATIILLIFSNIFMTFAWYGHLKYQNVPLWKVTLISWGIAFFEYCFQVPANRIGSHTFNAAQLKTIQEIITLVVFSGFSIWYLKQDIKWNYAVGFFFIVVAAFFIFKKW; this is translated from the coding sequence ATGGCCACAATCATCTTGTTAATTTTCTCCAATATTTTTATGACTTTCGCGTGGTACGGCCATTTGAAATACCAGAACGTGCCGCTGTGGAAGGTCACGCTCATCAGCTGGGGAATCGCTTTCTTTGAATACTGCTTTCAAGTGCCGGCCAACCGTATTGGCAGCCATACCTTCAACGCCGCGCAGCTCAAGACGATCCAGGAAATCATCACTCTTGTGGTGTTTTCAGGATTTTCAATCTGGTATTTGAAGCAGGACATCAAGTGGAACTATGCGGTGGGATTTTTCTTTATCGTGGTGGCGGCATTCTTTATTTTTAAGAAGTGGTAG
- a CDS encoding methyltransferase domain-containing protein, which translates to MDSKVDNLPSVADQKLQQEFNQWAAAGRGDEMESHHSDITEQTLALMDIHSGDRILDLGCGTGWASRRMARIATTGEVVGLDVADEMLRRAEQLSSAFRNVRYAWGSAENIPEADNTFNKVLSVESFYYYADQDKALDELRRVMASGAKLFILINLYKDNHYSLRWVTELKVPVQALSESEYKTLLEKHGFTNVEARRIPDRSPTPETYSGKWFKNAEELRDFKKIGALLLIAEKPH; encoded by the coding sequence ATGGACTCTAAAGTCGACAATCTCCCCTCCGTGGCCGATCAAAAACTGCAACAGGAATTTAACCAGTGGGCTGCCGCTGGCCGTGGCGATGAAATGGAAAGCCACCACTCAGACATTACAGAACAAACGCTCGCGCTGATGGATATCCATTCCGGTGACCGCATCCTGGATTTGGGCTGCGGCACGGGATGGGCCTCACGCCGTATGGCCCGCATTGCGACCACCGGTGAAGTTGTTGGTCTGGACGTGGCGGATGAAATGTTGCGACGCGCTGAGCAGTTATCGTCCGCATTCAGGAATGTCCGCTATGCCTGGGGATCGGCGGAAAACATTCCTGAGGCCGACAATACTTTCAACAAAGTGCTTTCCGTGGAATCTTTTTATTACTATGCCGATCAAGATAAAGCGCTGGACGAGCTGCGCCGTGTGATGGCGTCCGGAGCAAAGCTGTTCATCCTGATTAATCTATATAAGGACAATCATTACTCACTTCGCTGGGTTACAGAGCTGAAAGTCCCGGTGCAGGCGCTCTCAGAGTCGGAATACAAAACGCTGCTGGAAAAACATGGCTTCACCAACGTTGAAGCCCGGCGCATCCCGGACCGCAGCCCCACGCCTGAGACATATTCCGGCAAGTGGTTCAAAAATGCCGAAGAATTACGTGACTTCAAGAAAATTGGAGCGCTGTTGCTGATCGCAGAAAAGCCGCATTGA
- a CDS encoding MFS transporter — translation MAAFHYRDFRILWLGSCTSSIGTWMQNVAENWLVLSLSGSAFYLGLDAFLQQLPIMLFSLIGGVLADRFDRRKTLLVSQYIQMTTAFTLATLVFFGLSHVWPIMVLSFITGSAQAFGGPASQALVPTLVEKNDLPNAIALNSIQFNLARVVGPLLAGGALAMFGMTSCFSLNGFSFVVVIVALMMLHVKHTPPAAPRRIHEELRGGLSYVRHQGSLLALTVLAFTTTFLAFAVLTFLPLFAKQVFHQGVGEYTRLMAFSGSGSVVGAIVVAWLGSYRRMGRTALVVQALCGLLIAMFALSRALWLSDVLLFFTGAALIIVFATVTSLVQLVVPNELRGRVMSIYMVAFRGGMPLGSLVSGYFASKFSAPAVLVCNGILLVAVATYFLVRSHGVREL, via the coding sequence CTGGCGGCGTTCCATTACCGTGATTTCCGCATTCTCTGGCTCGGATCGTGTACCTCCAGCATCGGCACGTGGATGCAGAACGTGGCCGAGAACTGGCTTGTCCTCTCTTTGAGCGGTTCAGCGTTTTATCTTGGGCTGGACGCGTTTCTGCAGCAGTTACCGATCATGCTCTTTTCTCTCATCGGGGGAGTGTTGGCGGACCGGTTCGATCGCCGCAAGACGCTGCTGGTATCGCAATACATTCAAATGACGACGGCCTTTACGCTGGCCACACTGGTTTTCTTTGGCTTGAGCCACGTCTGGCCGATCATGGTGCTGTCATTTATTACCGGCTCGGCCCAGGCCTTTGGCGGACCTGCGTCCCAGGCGCTGGTTCCTACGTTGGTGGAGAAGAACGATCTTCCTAACGCGATTGCGCTCAACTCGATCCAATTCAACCTGGCCCGCGTTGTAGGACCGCTGCTGGCCGGTGGCGCGCTGGCAATGTTTGGAATGACCTCCTGCTTCTCCCTCAACGGATTCTCGTTTGTAGTTGTGATCGTGGCATTGATGATGCTGCACGTAAAACATACGCCGCCAGCGGCGCCACGGCGGATTCACGAAGAGTTGCGCGGCGGCCTGTCTTACGTCCGGCACCAGGGCAGCTTGCTGGCACTTACTGTCCTGGCGTTCACCACAACATTTCTTGCCTTCGCCGTGCTGACCTTTCTGCCGCTCTTTGCAAAACAGGTGTTTCATCAGGGCGTGGGCGAATATACACGGCTGATGGCATTCTCAGGTTCTGGTTCGGTCGTGGGGGCCATTGTTGTGGCCTGGCTGGGAAGCTACAGGCGAATGGGGCGCACCGCCCTCGTTGTCCAGGCGCTGTGCGGTCTGTTGATCGCCATGTTCGCGCTCTCCCGCGCCTTGTGGCTGAGCGATGTTCTTCTCTTCTTTACCGGCGCCGCGCTGATCATCGTTTTTGCCACCGTCACGTCGCTGGTGCAGTTGGTTGTGCCCAATGAACTGCGCGGGCGCGTGATGAGCATTTATATGGTGGCGTTCCGGGGCGGCATGCCTCTGGGAAGCCTGGTGAGCGGCTATTTCGCCAGCAAGTTCAGCGCTCCGGCAGTGCTTGTGTGTAACGGCATCCTACTGGTCGCGGTGGCAACATATTTTCTGGTTCGCAGCCACGGCGTAAGAGAGCTGTAG